One window from the genome of Phycisphaerae bacterium encodes:
- a CDS encoding exo-alpha-sialidase: MTRLRYTIDCIGTSIMAACMAFGTADPRNIRNGSVIPDEGYCDQPYMVITKDGNWLCTFTTGKGIEGQLGQHVVASISTDKGKTWSDPPIDIEPADGPEASWVMPLVTPSGRVYAFYAYNGDRIDTLGDKRGIRADMLGWYVYKYSDDNGRTWSDKRYRLPVRVTACDRTNDWQGKVQIMWGIGKPVVVGPSVFFGFTKLGRYMLDEGEGWFFRSDNILTEPDVEKIEWQMLPEGEHGIRAPEFGSVQEEHNLVGLSDGSLYCIYRTTTGYPCHVYSRDGGKTWTRPEHAVYTPGGRRIKNPRACPRLWQAKNGKYLLWYHNHSGKDFNDRNPAWVTGGVEKDGRIYWSQPEILLWDPDPKIRMSYPDLIEQDGRCWVTETQKEIARVHEVDPSLFEGLWDQGRAAEVTRRGLVLEQAPVMPGSDAGRVQLPNLVEGEGFTIDMWIRFNELEFDQVILSGQNEEGSGLRLLVTKTGTIGLELSDGKELRSVWDTDTRVIKADRLHHIVAIVEGGPKIIMFVVDGVLCDGGEDRQFGWGRFDAGLTDLGGTLPLHVPSSLKGAVKSLRIYARPLRVSEAVSNYRAGLR, from the coding sequence ATGACCAGACTGCGGTATACGATCGACTGTATTGGCACGAGCATCATGGCCGCCTGCATGGCCTTTGGCACGGCCGACCCACGCAACATCCGCAACGGCTCGGTCATCCCAGACGAAGGTTACTGCGACCAGCCATATATGGTCATTACCAAGGACGGCAACTGGCTGTGCACGTTCACGACCGGCAAGGGGATTGAGGGGCAGCTCGGCCAACACGTAGTAGCATCGATCAGCACCGACAAGGGCAAGACCTGGAGCGACCCGCCGATCGACATCGAGCCGGCCGACGGGCCCGAGGCCTCCTGGGTGATGCCGCTGGTGACGCCGTCGGGGCGAGTGTACGCGTTCTATGCGTACAACGGCGACCGTATCGACACTCTCGGCGACAAGAGAGGCATTCGAGCCGACATGCTCGGCTGGTACGTCTACAAGTACTCCGATGACAACGGGCGGACATGGTCAGACAAACGCTATCGGCTGCCCGTTCGCGTGACGGCCTGCGACCGGACCAACGACTGGCAGGGCAAGGTGCAGATCATGTGGGGCATCGGCAAGCCGGTGGTCGTCGGTCCGAGCGTGTTCTTTGGCTTCACCAAACTTGGCCGCTACATGCTCGATGAGGGCGAGGGTTGGTTCTTTCGCTCGGACAATATCCTGACCGAGCCGGACGTCGAGAAGATCGAATGGCAGATGCTGCCCGAGGGCGAGCACGGCATCAGGGCTCCCGAATTCGGCTCGGTGCAGGAGGAGCACAACCTGGTCGGCCTGTCAGACGGCAGCCTGTACTGCATCTACCGCACGACGACCGGTTATCCTTGTCATGTCTACAGCCGCGATGGCGGCAAGACATGGACGCGGCCTGAGCATGCCGTTTACACGCCCGGCGGCCGGCGGATCAAGAACCCGCGAGCCTGCCCGCGTCTATGGCAAGCCAAGAACGGCAAGTACCTCCTCTGGTACCACAACCACAGCGGCAAGGATTTCAACGACCGCAACCCGGCCTGGGTGACCGGCGGAGTTGAGAAGGACGGACGCATCTACTGGAGCCAGCCGGAAATCCTCTTGTGGGACCCCGACCCTAAGATACGCATGAGCTATCCCGATCTGATCGAACAGGATGGCCGTTGCTGGGTCACCGAGACGCAAAAGGAGATCGCCCGCGTTCACGAGGTCGATCCTTCGTTGTTTGAAGGGCTCTGGGATCAGGGTCGGGCGGCTGAGGTGACCAGGCGAGGACTGGTTCTCGAACAAGCCCCTGTCATGCCCGGGAGCGATGCGGGACGCGTCCAGTTGCCGAATCTTGTCGAGGGTGAAGGCTTCACCATCGATATGTGGATTCGATTCAACGAGCTGGAATTCGACCAGGTCATCCTGAGCGGGCAGAACGAGGAAGGATCCGGCCTCAGGCTGCTCGTCACGAAAACGGGAACCATCGGTCTTGAACTCAGCGACGGAAAGGAGTTGCGGAGCGTTTGGGATACTGATACGCGGGTTATCAAGGCCGACCGATTGCACCACATTGTTGCCATCGTCGAAGGCGGACCGAAGATCATCATGTTTGTGGTCGACGGAGTGCTCTGCGACGGCGGCGAAGATCGCCAGTTCGGATGGGGTCGCTTCGACGCCGGCTTGACCGATCTCGGCGGCACCCTGCCGCTGCACGTTCCCTCGTCGTTGAAGGG
- a CDS encoding cellulase family glycosylhydrolase gives MKSYLAAMVALVGLTLPAGPVAVAEMPFIEVDPGRTTAFRERGSAEPVVMVGVNYFDHQTGWAPRLWQKFDERRVRQHLAMLHDRGFNAIRVFLTYESFHREPGQVYPEGLPKFRRLLDMCRQLGIYVMPTGPDHWEGTPDWRKGDRFADEELLKADEAWWKEFAGRFKDDPVLWAYDLYNEPMIGWDSPAMKAQWNDWLRREYGAVDRIATAWNRPAELVGTLGEIPVPPPRAARNDGRLYDFQRFREFVGDEWARRMAAAIRSVDQNHLITVGHIQWVAPIMIGDVRHYAGFNPRSNAQYVDFTTVHFYPLDQPRPCDSPEGLAVNRVYLEAVLYQCSVGKPLVIGEFNWYGGNSEAHQGWNLPPKPAEHQVEWCQTLLDVSRGRACGWLNWAFADTPGSRDITRWSGLWTEDLKLKPWGKVFGQFARDTSRHPQQPREFPKWLTGSEFDHRSLVTDPEAGHALRRALRAAATRPD, from the coding sequence ATGAAGTCATATCTTGCTGCCATGGTCGCTTTGGTGGGGTTGACCCTCCCCGCCGGCCCAGTGGCGGTTGCGGAAATGCCTTTCATCGAAGTTGATCCAGGCCGGACGACCGCCTTCAGGGAGCGTGGCAGCGCTGAGCCGGTCGTGATGGTCGGCGTCAACTACTTCGATCACCAGACCGGGTGGGCCCCCAGACTGTGGCAGAAGTTCGATGAAAGGCGTGTCCGGCAGCACCTGGCGATGCTGCATGATCGGGGTTTCAACGCCATCCGGGTTTTTCTGACCTACGAGTCATTCCACCGCGAGCCAGGGCAGGTTTATCCCGAGGGGCTGCCCAAGTTCCGCAGACTGCTGGACATGTGCCGGCAACTGGGCATTTACGTGATGCCGACGGGGCCGGACCACTGGGAGGGAACACCCGACTGGCGAAAGGGCGACCGGTTTGCGGATGAGGAGCTGCTGAAAGCGGATGAAGCCTGGTGGAAGGAGTTCGCGGGGCGGTTCAAAGATGACCCGGTGTTGTGGGCATACGACCTTTACAACGAGCCGATGATCGGCTGGGACTCTCCCGCGATGAAGGCCCAGTGGAACGATTGGCTTCGGCGGGAGTACGGTGCGGTTGACAGGATTGCTACCGCATGGAACCGCCCGGCGGAGCTGGTAGGAACGCTGGGTGAGATTCCCGTCCCCCCTCCCCGGGCGGCTCGCAACGATGGGCGGTTGTACGATTTTCAGCGATTTCGCGAATTCGTTGGCGATGAATGGGCCCGCCGCATGGCCGCCGCGATTCGCTCCGTGGACCAGAACCATCTCATCACCGTGGGGCATATCCAATGGGTAGCGCCGATTATGATCGGCGATGTCAGGCATTATGCAGGCTTCAATCCCCGATCGAATGCTCAGTATGTCGATTTCACCACCGTCCATTTCTATCCGCTTGATCAACCGCGCCCCTGCGACTCGCCCGAAGGTCTGGCCGTCAACCGCGTCTACCTGGAAGCGGTGCTGTACCAGTGCAGCGTGGGCAAGCCGCTGGTGATCGGCGAATTCAACTGGTACGGCGGCAATTCCGAGGCGCATCAGGGCTGGAACCTTCCGCCCAAGCCGGCGGAACACCAAGTCGAGTGGTGCCAGACGCTTCTTGACGTCAGCCGTGGACGCGCGTGCGGTTGGCTCAACTGGGCATTTGCCGACACGCCGGGCTCTAGGGACATCACGCGCTGGAGCGGCCTGTGGACCGAAGATCTGAAGCTCAAACCCTGGGGCAAGGTGTTCGGGCAGTTTGCGCGTGACACGAGTCGCCATCCCCAGCAGCCGCGCGAGTTTCCGAAATGGCTTACCGGCAGCGAGTTCGATCATCGATCGCTGGTCACCGACCCCGAGGCCGGGCATGCGTTACGCCGGGCTCTGCGAGCGGCGGCCACAAGGCCGGATTGA
- a CDS encoding carbon storage regulator yields the protein MLVLTRLPNEAILIGDDIEITVLAISGNSVRLRVSCPRMDPPVCEETLRFDNLLSISGKVEVRVVSIRQEGGRVRLGVKAPRNIPIAREEVKEQSSKSQVGS from the coding sequence ATGCTCGTTCTGACACGCCTCCCCAACGAGGCCATCCTGATCGGCGATGACATCGAGATCACGGTCCTGGCGATCAGCGGGAACTCGGTCCGGCTGCGGGTCAGCTGTCCGCGTATGGATCCGCCCGTTTGCGAGGAGACCCTGCGATTCGATAATCTCTTGAGCATCAGTGGAAAGGTGGAAGTACGCGTGGTTTCCATTCGCCAGGAGGGTGGTCGGGTGCGACTCGGCGTGAAAGCGCCGAGGAACATTCCGATCGCACGAGAAGAGGTTAAGGAGCAGTCCTCGAAGAGCCAAGTCGGTTCGTAA
- a CDS encoding radical SAM protein, producing MTSAVASKASSSRLSQADALAMYADLSIHELGRRAHAETCRLHPEPYRTYVVDRNINYSNWCTAQCLFCNFKAPPQDQAVAEGSPAGYVLSFDQIGRKIQELVDIGGTQILLQGGLAPPDLLSFNWYLDLLRFIRGSFPKIHIHAFSPPEVFHFSRVFDMSIRDVLLRLREAGLDTIPGGGAEILVDRVRERISRGKTRTDEYLEVMRQAHLLGMRTTITMMFGHIETIAERIEHLRRVRDLQDETGGFTAFICWTFQPVGTALARQFPMRPADCTDPATTRSVVASPPDGEHLVLAGAHEYLKTLSIARLFLDNIPNLQASWVTQGPKIGQLALFFGANDMGSVMMEENVVSAAGTTYQLNEAEIRRLIADAGWQPKKRSCYYELLE from the coding sequence ATGACCTCGGCTGTTGCGAGCAAAGCCTCTTCCTCTCGCCTGAGCCAGGCCGATGCCTTGGCGATGTACGCCGACCTCTCGATCCATGAGCTGGGACGGCGCGCCCACGCCGAGACCTGCCGGTTGCACCCGGAACCGTATCGAACCTACGTCGTCGATCGCAACATCAACTACTCCAACTGGTGCACGGCCCAGTGCCTGTTCTGCAATTTCAAGGCCCCTCCACAAGACCAGGCTGTCGCAGAGGGTTCACCCGCGGGCTACGTCCTCAGCTTCGACCAGATCGGCCGCAAGATACAGGAGCTGGTCGACATCGGCGGCACTCAGATTCTCCTTCAAGGGGGCTTGGCCCCGCCGGATCTGTTGAGCTTTAACTGGTACCTGGATCTCCTGCGATTCATTCGCGGGAGTTTTCCGAAGATTCACATTCACGCTTTCAGTCCGCCGGAGGTCTTTCATTTTTCGCGCGTCTTTGACATGTCAATCCGCGATGTGCTGCTGAGGCTGCGCGAGGCCGGCCTGGACACCATTCCCGGCGGCGGGGCGGAAATTCTGGTTGATCGCGTGCGGGAGCGCATCAGTCGCGGCAAGACGAGAACGGACGAGTATCTCGAAGTGATGCGTCAGGCACACTTGCTCGGCATGCGTACGACCATCACCATGATGTTCGGGCATATCGAGACCATTGCCGAGCGAATCGAGCACCTGCGGCGCGTCCGCGACCTGCAGGATGAAACCGGCGGCTTCACGGCTTTCATCTGCTGGACATTTCAGCCGGTCGGGACGGCTCTGGCTCGACAATTCCCCATGAGACCCGCCGATTGCACCGACCCGGCTACGACGCGCTCCGTCGTGGCGAGCCCGCCCGACGGGGAACACCTGGTTCTGGCCGGTGCACATGAGTACCTCAAGACTCTGTCGATCGCCCGACTGTTTCTCGACAATATCCCAAATCTTCAGGCCAGTTGGGTCACCCAGGGCCCAAAGATCGGGCAACTGGCCCTGTTCTTCGGGGCCAATGACATGGGATCGGTGATGATGGAAGAAAACGTCGTCTCGGCCGCCGGCACGACCTATCAACTGAACGAGGCCGAGATCCGGCGTCTGATCGCCGATGCGGGCTGGCAGCCGAAAAAACGCAGCTGCTATTACGAACTGCTGGAATGA
- a CDS encoding menaquinone biosynthesis protein produces the protein MKPQQTDYRLGAVSFLNTKPLIEGLGDESGIRLELAVPAELAGMLQAGRVDAALVPVIDIGRSAGRWKRISDAGIGSNGDTLTVQVFSRVPPEDMTTLHADTHSHTSVMLARLVWKGFHRRPLAVVPLKPGTSLENCESVLLIGDKVVGAEVGSFPYRVDLGGAWRAWTGLPFVFAAWAAPVDRETTHLARLLSQARDRGVARAAELAAEYGPALGWPVDLARDYLTRLMKYTITPAAEAGMNKFLELARAEGLIPQPGALVK, from the coding sequence ATGAAACCTCAACAGACAGACTACCGTCTCGGGGCCGTTTCCTTCCTCAACACCAAGCCGTTGATCGAGGGGCTCGGCGATGAGTCGGGGATACGGCTGGAGCTTGCGGTCCCCGCAGAGCTGGCCGGGATGCTGCAGGCCGGCCGTGTCGACGCCGCACTCGTGCCGGTCATCGATATTGGCCGGTCGGCCGGGCGATGGAAACGCATCTCGGATGCGGGCATTGGCAGCAACGGCGATACCCTTACCGTCCAGGTGTTCTCGCGGGTGCCGCCGGAGGACATGACCACCCTCCATGCCGATACGCATTCCCACACCTCGGTGATGCTGGCGCGGCTGGTGTGGAAAGGGTTTCACCGAAGACCATTGGCCGTGGTTCCGCTCAAGCCCGGAACCAGCCTTGAAAACTGCGAGTCGGTCCTGCTGATCGGAGACAAGGTCGTCGGGGCGGAGGTTGGCAGCTTCCCGTACCGGGTCGATTTGGGCGGTGCCTGGCGGGCCTGGACAGGTTTACCGTTCGTATTCGCGGCTTGGGCGGCACCGGTTGACCGGGAGACGACGCATCTGGCCCGGTTGCTGAGTCAGGCCCGCGATCGGGGCGTGGCCCGGGCGGCGGAACTGGCTGCCGAGTACGGCCCGGCCCTGGGCTGGCCTGTGGACTTGGCCAGGGACTATCTGACCCGGCTCATGAAATACACCATCACCCCGGCCGCCGAGGCAGGCATGAACAAGTTCCTCGAATTGGCCAGGGCAGAAGGGCTGATCCCACAGCCCGGAGCGTTGGTGAAATGA
- the nifS gene encoding cysteine desulfurase NifS translates to MSVIYLDNNATTRIAPEVLEAMLPWLGERYANPSSVHHFGQQARHAVEVAREQVAAAMGVRDRQIIFTGSGTESNNLAIRGVLAARPEKRHVATTAVEHDSVLRPMQQLEREGYRVTYLGVDSLGHLDLGELEASLSDQTALVSIMHANNETGVIFPIERIAALTSAKDIPLHVDAVQTTGRIRDASGHSPLNLVDVPVDLLTASAHKFHGPKGVGILYLRRGARLRPQVLGGHQERDLRAGTENVAGIVGAGRALELAMRHLDADSARVATLRDRLEEGICSRVSIARVNGDRVGRIPNTTNIGFEALQAEAILMLLSNHGVCASSGSACSSGSLEPSHVLTAMGIDRRVVHGAIRFSLSRFTTEAEIDQVLDLMPGIIERLQKLQR, encoded by the coding sequence ATGTCCGTCATTTATCTCGACAACAACGCAACCACCCGGATCGCCCCGGAGGTGTTGGAGGCGATGCTCCCATGGCTGGGCGAGCGCTACGCGAATCCATCGAGTGTCCATCATTTCGGCCAGCAGGCCCGTCATGCCGTCGAGGTTGCCCGCGAGCAGGTCGCCGCGGCAATGGGTGTTCGCGACCGGCAGATCATTTTCACCGGTAGCGGCACCGAGTCTAATAATCTGGCGATCCGCGGAGTCCTCGCGGCCAGGCCCGAGAAACGGCATGTCGCGACCACGGCCGTCGAGCATGATTCGGTGCTGCGACCCATGCAGCAGCTCGAACGAGAGGGTTACCGTGTCACGTATCTGGGTGTCGACTCGCTCGGGCACCTCGACCTCGGCGAATTGGAGGCTTCGCTGAGCGATCAGACAGCCTTGGTCAGCATCATGCACGCCAACAACGAGACGGGGGTGATCTTCCCGATAGAGAGAATCGCTGCTCTGACGTCAGCGAAAGACATTCCGTTGCACGTGGACGCAGTCCAGACGACAGGCAGAATCCGCGATGCGTCCGGGCATTCGCCGTTGAACCTGGTCGATGTGCCGGTTGATCTGCTGACCGCGTCGGCGCATAAGTTTCACGGCCCCAAAGGCGTAGGAATTCTTTACCTGCGAAGGGGCGCGCGACTGCGGCCGCAAGTGCTCGGTGGGCATCAGGAGCGCGATCTGCGGGCGGGTACCGAGAACGTGGCGGGGATTGTCGGTGCGGGCCGGGCCCTTGAATTGGCGATGAGGCACCTGGATGCCGATTCCGCACGCGTGGCAACCCTTCGAGACCGGCTTGAAGAAGGCATCTGCTCGCGGGTCAGCATCGCGAGAGTCAACGGCGACCGGGTCGGCCGTATCCCCAACACAACCAACATCGGCTTTGAGGCCCTGCAGGCCGAAGCCATCCTGATGCTGCTGAGCAATCACGGCGTGTGCGCCTCCAGCGGCTCAGCGTGCAGCAGCGGCTCGCTGGAGCCGTCGCACGTGCTGACCGCCATGGGTATTGACCGCCGGGTGGTCCACGGCGCGATTCGGTTCAGCCTGTCGCGGTTTACCACCGAAGCGGAAATCGACCAAGTGCTGGACCTGATGCCCGGGATCATCGAGCGGCTGCAGAAGTTGCAGAGATGA
- the xseB gene encoding exodeoxyribonuclease VII small subunit, with product MPSASEPEKKGEQKEQLTFEQAYSQLESIAKAIEQGKIGLEDSIVEYEKGVKLLRYCRAVLAEAELKVQKLQVADDGTLTPGPMPPPDEETA from the coding sequence ATGCCCAGCGCCAGCGAACCAGAAAAGAAGGGCGAGCAGAAAGAGCAACTGACGTTTGAGCAGGCATACTCGCAACTTGAGTCCATCGCCAAGGCTATCGAGCAGGGCAAGATCGGCCTGGAAGACTCGATTGTCGAGTACGAGAAAGGCGTCAAGCTCTTGCGATACTGCCGGGCGGTACTAGCCGAGGCCGAACTCAAGGTCCAAAAGCTCCAGGTAGCCGACGATGGCACCCTGACGCCCGGCCCGATGCCCCCACCGGACGAGGAGACCGCATAG